The genomic window CCGGTCTGCCCTCGAAGACCGCGCCCCAACCTGAAAGGGAGGCATCCGTCGAGATCATCTGGCGACGGCATACTACTCCCATACTCACTCCTGTCTGGAGGAAGATGGGGTCTCGCCACACTGAGAGGGCGCGGAGACAAGCGCCAGACACCCTCAGAAGACGGAGAGACGGCCAGGATGGGCGTATCCCCACTGACTTCATCCACCATAGGAACGGCCTCATGTGGAGCAGTCCCAAGGGAAGGACTGGGGAGGCCGCTGCTAACAGGCCTAGGACCCTGCGGCATAGACCTACTGACACGTGACGGCCTGGCCCGAAGCGGGCCGTGCACGATTTGATGCTCTCTACTCGAGCGGGAGCCAAACGGGCCCGCATCGCAGTAGAGTCCAGACACACTCCCAAAAACGTGGTCTGTTGAGAAGGAGTAAGCACGCTCTTCTTGTCGTTCAACCTGAGACCTAGAGCGCGAAGGTGGAGAAGAAGAAAGTCTCTGTGACAGCTCACCTGCTCTTTGGAgttggccaggatgagccagtcgtccaagTAATTGAGGATTCGGATCCCCTGGAGCCTCAGCGGGGCCAGAGCGGCATCCATGCACTTGGTGAATGTCCTCGGGGCCAAAGCTAGACCGAAAGGGAGGACCTTGTATTGATACGCCTTTCCCCCAAAGGCAAACCTTAGGAACTTCCTGTGTCTCCTGACAACCTGGATGTGGAAGTAAGCATCCTTCAAGTCTACAGTGACAAACCAGTCCCCTTCCTGGACCTGGGAAAGAATGCTCTTGAGCGTCAACATTCTGAACTTCCCTCTGTAAAGAGAATAATTGAGTCTGCGTAGATCCAAAATGGGACGCAGGCCTCCATCTCTTTTCGGTACTAAAAAATATCGGCTGAAAAAGCCTAGGTTTAGTTCCGAAGAGGGAACCTCCTCTATTGCCCCCTTGAGCAGAAGGGAGGAAACTTCCTGTTGCAGGACAGAAGCCTCGTCTGCGCTGTTCACTGCAGTAAGAAGGACCCCATTGAAACGGGGAGGGTTGCGAGCAAACTGGAGCGTATAACCAAACTGGATTGTTCGAAGAACCCAGGGTGACACTCCTGGCAGATCCTGCCATGCTCCAAGGAATGTTGATAGGGGTAGCAGAGCGGGGCAGTCCAAGGGGGATACCAGTTCTGGGTCCCCGCTGTGGGCGTCCCTTAGAAGGGGAGGACATGCGGCCAGCCGCGGCTGAGGAGAGCGCATAGCGTCCTCTAACGCGGGGACGTGGCTTGATGAAGCCACAATGGGAAGGGCAGGGAAAGTCGGTGCGGGGGGAAAGCTCTGGGCGTCCCTCACCGCGCGAACAATGCCTGCAGCTTGCAGCGGCCCTGAGGGGAGAAAACCGGAGGTGTCTCCTACCTTCAACGACCGCCACACAGGAGGAATGGCCTGCTGACCTTGAAGCGCACGAAGCGGCAAGGACTGCGCAGTTGGTGGAGGAGAGCGTACTGGGGACGGACAGATACGCTTCAGCGGTCTGTCGCGATCCGACAGGACGGGGGAAGCTCTCCTCTTTCTGCCACACACATCAGGAGCGACCCGAGGAAGCCGCGGGAGGCTTCCCAGGGTGCTTTAGATCAATCCGCTTGCGAGGGCGCTGGCGAGACATAGGGCGACCACGGGCTCCCCAGACCGTGTATGGTGGGGGATGCGCCGCGTCACTAGCTCTACCAACTGGCTCCTTCCCCGGGGCCGGACGTTCCCTGGAGGATGAAGCGCTAGCCGACTCGCGCGAACGCCGTGGCATGAACTGCTTAAACGCAGCTGACTGCGTCTTAGCCGCCCTGAACTTATCCACGACGGTGGAAACCGCGTCGCCGAATAAGCCAGAGCTAGAGATAGGGGCATCGAGAAGGAAAACCTTTTCTTTTTCCCTAATCTCCGTGAGATTAAGCCACAAATGGCGCTCAGCTGCCACTAAGCCCGCCATATTGCGTCCAACCGCACGGGCTGTGTGCTTAGTAGCACGAAGAGCTAGGTCGGTAGCTCTGCGAAGCTCTTTAACCGCCTCGGGAGTCAAACCGTCACCTTCGTCCATTTCCTTCAACACCTCTGCCTGATAGGCCTGAAGAATGGCCATGGTGTGAAGAGCTGCGCCCGCCTGGCCCGCCGCCATGTAGGACTTCCCGATTAAAGCGGAAGTGGTCCTACATGGCTTAGAGGGGAGGAGAGGGCGGGACTTCCAAGAGGGGGCGGAGTTAGGCGAGAGATGCGCAGCCAACGTGTCTTCAACAGCGGGGACTGCAGCATAACCCTGCTCCACAGAACCGACAAGGTTGGTGAAGTCAGCGGCCGCCGCGTTAGTGAGACGTGAAGAAAAGGGCTGCTTCCATGACCTGGAAATCTCGTGATGCAGGTCAGGAAAAAAAGGCAGCTTACGTCTCGCCGGACGCGCCCCAGAGCTACAGAGAAAGCGCTCATCAAGCTTAGATGACTGGGATTCACGAGGTTCATCCGGCCAATCTAAGCTTAATTTCTCCGTAGCTCGCGTCAAAACATCAACCAGCTCAGAATAGGCTGGGGAAGGCCGCGCCTCCTGGCCGCTAGGCGGGAGAACGTCGGGCGCCGCGGATCCGAAGTCCTCAGAGTCGGAAGCCGCGGTAAATAAAACGTCTTCCAAACCAAAGGAAACGAAATCTCGCGCCTCCGGGCTTGGTGCAAGACAGCCGCGAGAAAATACAACCGGAGAAACCGCGCGACGGCGCTCGGGCGAAGGAGGGAAAGAAAGTGAAAACTGCTCGCTCTCCATCGCCTCGAGCTCCACATCAGAACTCCAGGCCGCGGCTTCACGGAGGGAGGAGGCCTCCGGAGCTGCACGGCGGGAGGAAGCCGCGGATTCATCTCCAAAAACCGCGAGTCTAGCGCGCAaggtttttaaagtaaaattctCGCAGCATTTGCATGAAGAATTGCCATACAAAGCGTCGCGCGCATGGGCAAGGCCCATGCACTTGACGCACTTACCATGCTGATCATCACTCGACATGAGGCGAGAGCACGGAGGATGGCAACGGCGAAAATCCATATTCACTCACCGCTAGGAGAAGTATTTCCACTAATGCGGTCGCTGAAGTGAATATAATTCACGAAATCGTCGAATTGGGCTTACAGAAAAACCAAGAGAAGCGAACGCTTCTGAAGAGAGTAAAATCTGAGGAATAAGATGGCGCGCGCGCTATCTAGGTAGGTCACGTATTGCGTGAGGTGGAGCTTCGCGCCATCAGCCAATGAATTGGCGTGATTCTATAGGGCTTCAGACAATCGTCACACCAGGGGTGTTTCCCAATGCGTAAGCTTCTACGCAGCGTTGAGTGAACCTATGAAAgagaacagcgtttcagcgcagaacaaagttggttcaggcaatgcaagctgaatctctgtccaactttaaatttgcaatctgtgcatgaataaaacctattttgcaaaacagagaaacatatctgaaggtgttagaagtgttttgcatgatttttgaagttagaccctgaaatgtcagaaaacagcgtttcagcgcagaacaaagttggttcaggcaatgcaagctgaatctctgtccaactttaaatttgcagtctgtgcatgaataaaagctattttgcaacacagagaaacttatctgaaggtgttagaagtgttttgcatgatttttgaagttagaccctgaaatgtcagaaaacagcgtttcagcgcagaacaaagttggttcaggcaatgcaagctgaatctctgtccaactttaaatttgcagtctctgcatgaataaaagctattttgcaacacagagaaacatgtctgaaggtgttagaagtgttttgcatgatttttgaagatagaccctgaaatgtcagaaaacagcgtttcagcgcagaacaaagttggttcaggcaatgcaagctgaatctctgtccaactttaaatttgcagtctgtgcatgaataaaacctattttgcaacacagagaatcatatctgaaggtgttagaagtgttttgcatgatttttgaagttagaccctgaaatgtcagaaaacagcgtttcagcgcagaacaaagttggttcaggcaatgcaagctgaatctctgtccaactttaaatttgcagtctgtgcatgaataaaagctattttgcaacacagagaaacatatctgaaggtgttagaagtgttttgcatgatttttgaagttagaccctgaaatgtcagaaaacagcgtttcagcgcagaacaaagttggttcaggcaatgcaagctgaatctctgtccaactttaaatttgcagtctgtgcatgaataaaagctattttgcaacacagagaaacatatctgaaggtgttagaagtgttttgcatgatttttgaagttagaccctgaaatgtcagaaaacagcgttttagcgcagaacaaagttggttcaggcaatgcaagctgaatctctgtccaactttaaatttgcaatctgtgcatgaaaaaaagctattttgcaacacagagaaacatatctgaaggtgttagaagtgttttgcatgatttttgaagttagaccctgaaatgtcagaaaacagcgtttcagcgcagaacaaagttggttcaggcaatgcaagctgaatctctgtcccgctttaactttgcagtctgtgcatgaataaaacctattttgcaacacagagaaacatatctgaaggtgttagaagtgttttgcatgatttttgaagttagaccctgaaatgtcagaaaacagcgtttcagcgcagaacaaagttggttcaggcaatgcaagctgaatctttgtcccactttaactttgcagtctgtgcatgaataaaacctattttgcaacacagagaaacatatctgaaggtgttagaagtgttttgcatgatttttgaagttagaccctgaaatgtcagaaaacagcgtttcagcgcagaacaaagttggttcaggcaatgcaagctgaatctctgtccaactttaaatttgcaatctgtgcatgaataaaacctattttgcaacacagagaaacatatctgaaggtgttagaagtgttttgcatgatttttgaagttagaccctgaaatgtcagaaaacagcgtttcagcgcagaacaaagttggttcaggcaatgcaagctgaatctctgtccaactttaaatttgcagtctgtgcatgaataaaagctattttgcaacacagagaaacatatctgaaggtgttagaagtgttttgcatgatttttgaagttagaccctgaaatgtcagaaaacagcgtttcagcgcagaacaaagttggttcaggcaatgcaagctgaatctctgtccaactttaaatttgcagtctgtgcatgaataaaagctattttgcaacacagagaaacatatctgaaggtgttagaagtgttttgcatgatttttgaagttagaccctgaaatgtcagaaaacagcgtttcagcgcagagcaaagttggttcaggcaatgcaagctgaatctctgtccaactttaaatttgcagtctgtgcatgaataaaagctattttgcaacacagagaaacatatctgaaggtgttagaagtgttttgcatgatttttgaagttagaccctgaaatgtcagaaaacagcgtttcagcgcagaacaaagttggttcaggaaatgcaagctgaatctctgtccaactttaaatttgcaatctgtgcatgaataaaagctattttgcaacacagagaaacatatctgaaggtgttagaagtgttttgcatgatttttgaagttagaccctgaaatgtcagaaaacagcgtttcagcgcagaacaaagttggttcaggcaatgcaagctgaatctctgtccaactttaaatttgcagtctgtgcatgaataaaacctattttgcaacacagagaaacatatctgaaggtgttagaagtgctttgcatgatttttgaagttagaccctaaaatgtcagaaaacagcgtttcagcgcagaacaaagttggttcaggcaatgcaagctgaatctttgtcccactttaactttgcagtctgtgcatgaataaaacctattttgcaacacagagaaacatatctgaaggtgttagaagtgttttgcatgatttttgaagttagaccctgaaatgtcagaaaacagcgtttcagcgcagaacaaagttggttcaggcaatgcaagctgaatctctgtccaactttaaatttgcaatctgtgcatgaataaaacctattttgcaacacagagaaacatatctgaaggtgttagaagtgttttgcatgatttttgaagttagaccctgaaatgtcagaaaacagcgtttcagcgcagaacaaagttggttcaggcaatgcaagctgaatctctgtccaactttaaatttgcagtctgtgcatgaataaaagctattttgcaacacagagaaacatatctgaaggtgttagaagtgttttgcatgatttttgaagttagaccctgaaatgtcagaaaacagcgtttcagcgcagaacaaagttggttcaggcaatgcaagctgaatctctgtcccgctttaactttgcagtctgtgcatgaataaaacctattttgcaacacagagaaacatatctgaaggtgttagaagtgttttgcatgatttttgaagttagaccctgaaatgtcagaaaacagcgtttcagcgcagaacaaagttggttcaggcgatgcaagctgaatctttgtcccactttaactttgcagtctgtgcatgaataaaacctattttgcaacacagagaaacatatctgaaggtgttagaagtgttttgcatgatttttgaagttagaccctgaaatgtcagaaaacagcgttttagcgcagaacaaagttggttcaggcaatgcaagctgaatctctgtccaactttaaatttgcaatctgtgcatgaaaaaaagctattttgcaacacagagaaacatatctgaaggtgttagaagtgttttgcatgatttttgaagttagaccctgaaatgtcagaaaacagcgtttcagcgcagaacaaagttggttcaggcaatgcaagctgaatctctgtcccgctttaactttgcagtctgtgcatgaataaaacctattttgcaacacagagaaacatatctgaaggtgttagaagtgttttgcatgatttttgaagttagaccctgaaatgtcagaaaacagcgtttcagcgcagaacaaagttggttcaggcaatgcaagctgaatctttgtcccactttaactttgcagtctgtgcatgaataaaacctattttgcaacacagagaaacatatctgaaggtgttagaagtgttttgcatgatttttgaagttagaccctgaaatgtcagaaaacagcgtttcagcgcagaacaaagttggttcaggcaatgcaagctgaatctctgtccaactttaaatttgcaatctgtgcatgaataaaacctattttgcaacacagagaaacatatctgaaggtgttagaagtgttttgcatgatttttgaagttagaccctgaaatgtcagaaaacagcgtttcagcgcagaacaaagttggttcaggcaatgcaagctgaatctctgtccaactttaaatttgcagtctgtgcatgaataaaagctattttgcaacacagagaaacatatctgaaggtgttagaagtgttttgcatgatttttgaagttagaccctgaaatgtcagaaaacagcgtttcagcgcagaacaaagttggttcaggcaatgcaagctgaatctctgtccaactttaaatttgcagtctgtgcatgaataaaagctattttgcaacacagagaaacatatctgaaggtgttagaagtgttttgcatgatttttgaagttagaccctgaaatgtcagaaaacagcgtttcagcgcagagcaaagttggttcaggcaatgcaagctgaatctctgtccaactttaaatttgcagtctgtgcatgaataaaagctattttgcaacacagagaaacatatctgaaggtgttagaagtgttttgcatgatttttgaagttagaccctgaaatgtcagaaaacagcgtttcagcgcagaacaaagttggttcaggaaatgcaagctgaatctctgtccaactttaaatttgcaatctgtgcatgaataaaagctattttgcaacacagagaaacatatctgaaggtgttagaagtgttttgcatgatttttgaagttagaccctgaaatgtcagaaaacagcgtttcagcgcagaacaaagttggttcaggcaatgcaagctgaatctctgtccaactttaaatttgcagtctgtgcatgaataaaacctattttgcaacacagagaaacatatctgaaggtgttagaagtgct from Garra rufa unplaced genomic scaffold, GarRuf1.0 hap1_unplaced_016, whole genome shotgun sequence includes these protein-coding regions:
- the LOC141315341 gene encoding uncharacterized protein, which translates into the protein MSSDDQHGKCVKCMGLAHARDALYGNSSCKCCENFTLKTLRARLAVFGDESAASSRRAAPEASSLREAAAWSSDVELEAMESEQFSLSFPPSPERRRAVSPVVFSRGCLAPSPEARDFVSFGLEDVLFTAASDSEDFGSAAPDVLPPSGQEARPSPAYSELVDVLTRATEKLSLDWPDEPRESQSSKLDERFLCSSGARPARRKLPFFPDLHHEISRSWKQPFSSRLTNAAAADFTNLVGSVEQGYAAVPAVEDTLAAHLSPNSAPSWKSRPLLPSKPCRTTSALIGKSYMAAGQAGAALHTMAILQAYQAEVLKEMDEGDGLTPEAVKELRRATDLALRATKHTARAVGRNMAGLVAAERHLWLNLTEIREKEKVFLLDAPISSSGLFGDAVSTVVDKFRAAKTQSAAFKQFMPRRSRESASASSSRERPAPGKEPVGRASDAAHPPPYTVWGARGRPMSRQRPRKRIDLKHPGKPPAASSVRSPPPTAQSLPLRALQGQQAIPPVWRSLKVGDTSGFLPSGPLQAAGIVRAVRDAQSFPPAPTFPALPIVASSSHVPALEDAMRSPQPRLAACPPLLRDAHSGDPELVSPLDCPALLPLSTFLGAWQDLPGVSPWVLRTIQFGYTLQFARNPPRFNGVLLTAVNSADEASVLQQEVSSLLLKGAIEEVPSSELNLGFFSRYFLVPKRDGGLRPILDLRRLNYSLYRGKFRMLTLKSILSQVQEGDWFVTVDLKDAYFHIQVVRRHRKFLRFAFGGKAYQYKVLPFGLALAPRTFTKCMDAALAPLRLQGIRILNYLDDWLILANSKEQVSCHRDFLLLHLRALGLRLNDKKSVLTPSQQTTFLGVCLDSTAMRARLAPARVESIKSCTARFGPGRHVSVGLCRRVLGLLAAASPVLPLGLLHMRPFLWWMKSVGIRPSWPSLRLLRVSGACLRALSVWRDPIFLQTGVSMGVVCRRQMISTDASLSGWGAVFEGRPAWGLWTGKCLTWHINCLELRAVFLALVHFLPFLSHSHVIVRTDNMAVVSHINRQGGSRSRTLDRHARHLLLWAQDKFLSLRAVHVPGVLNLAADFLSRQKIRSGEWMLSRRTVAQIWERFGAAEVDLFASQESSQCPLWFSLSHPAPLGIDALAHPWPDRKLYAFPPVKLIPAVLGRVRTCGARLLLVAPFWPSQTWFSELISLLEGEPWEIPIRKDLLSQLHCKIWHPRPEIWKLWVWPIRGCQ